A genomic window from Brassica oleracea var. oleracea cultivar TO1000 chromosome C8, BOL, whole genome shotgun sequence includes:
- the LOC106307303 gene encoding transmembrane 9 superfamily member 10, with amino-acid sequence MAILKRPIAIRILIFFVFSVNVHGFYLPGVAPQDFQMGDALMVKVNKLTSTKTQLPYSYYSLPYCRPEKIVDSAENLGEVLRGDRIENSPLVFKMRESQMCAAVCRVKLDKKSAKALKEKIVDEYRVNMILDNLPLVVPVQRPDQDNVVVYQHGFHVGLKGIFVGKKEEKYFIHNHLTFTVRFHRDIETDSSRIVGFEVKPFSIKHEYEGEWNEKTRLTTCDPHTKRAVTNSESPQEVEEGSEIIFTYDVDFQESEVKWASRWDTYLLMADDQIHWFSIVNSMMIVLFLSGMVAMIMLRTLYRDISNYNQLETHEEVLEETGWKLVHGDVFRPPENPELLCVYAGTGVQCFGMILVTMIFACLGFLSPSNRGGLMTAMLLLWVFMGLLAGYASSRLYKTLRGTEWKKIALRTAFMFPATVFVAFFVLNAIIWGQKSSGAVPFGTMFALVVLWFGISVPLVFIGSYIGFRKPALEDPVKTNKIPRQVPIQAWYMNPIFSILIGGILPFGAVFIELFFILTSIWLHQFYYIFGFLFIVFIILIITCAEITVVLCYFQLCSEDYQWWWRSYLTSGSSAVYLFLYAAFYFYTKLEITKLVSAILYFGYMLVVSYVFFVFTGAIGFYACFWFTRLIYSSVKID; translated from the exons ATGGCGATTCTCAAACGACCGATCGCAATTCGGATTCTGATCTTCTTCGTTTTCAGTGTCAATGTCCATGGCTTTTACCTTCCCGGCGTTGCTCCTCAGGATTTTCAAATG GGAGATGCATTGATGGTGAAAGTCAATAAGCTTACATCTACAAAGACTCAGCTTCCATACTCCTACTACTCTCTTCCTTACTGTCGTCCAGAGAAAATCGTTGACAGTGCGGAGAATCTCGGGGAAGTTCTACGTGGTGATCGGATTGAGAACTCTCCCCTTGTG TTCAAAATGAGGGAATCGCAGATGTGCGCTGCCGTTTGTCGTGTGAAGCTCGATAAGAAAAGCGCCAAGGCCTTAAAGGAGAAGATTGTTGATGAGTATCGTGTTAACAT GATTTTGGACAATCTTCCGCTAGTTGTTCCGGTGCAAAGGCCGGACCAGGATAATGTTGTGGTTTATCAGCATGGTTTCCATGTTGGTCTCAAGGGAATCTTTGTTGGC AAAAAAGAGGAGAAATATTTTATCCACAACCACTTGACCTTCACCGTTAGGTTTCACAGAGACATAGAGACTGATTCTTCAAGAATCGTCGGGTTCGAGGTCAAGCCGTTCAG TATAAAGCATGAATATGAAGGCGAGTGGAATGAAAAGACTCGGTTAACGACCTGTGATCCGCATACAAAGCGTGCAGTCACCAACTCCGAGTCTCCTCAAGAAGTCGAAGAAGGGAGCGAGATTATCTTCACATATGACGTTGACTTCCAGGAAAGTGAGGTGAAATGGGCTTCTAGGTGGGACACTTACCTTCTCATGGCTGATGATCAGATTCATTGGTTCTCAATTGTCAACTCTATGATGATTGTTCTCTTCCTTTCTGGTATGGTCGCTATGATCATGCTACGAACTCTCTACCGAGATATCTCCAACTACAATCAGTTAGAGACTCACGAAGAGGTCTTAGAAGAGACTGGTTGGAAGCTGGTCCACGGAGATGTTTTCAGACCCCCGGAGAACCCGGAGTTGCTATGCGTCTATGCGGGAACTGGAGTTCAGTGTTTCGGAATGATTCTTGTCACCATGATCTTCGCGTGCCTCGGCTTCTTGTCTCCTTCGAACCGTGGTGGTCTCATGACGGCTATGCTTCTGCTTTGGGTTTTCATGGGACTCTTGGCCGGATACGCTTCTTCTCGTCTCTACAAAACGTTGCGAGGAACAGAGTGGAAGAAAATCGCTCTGAGAACCGCTTTCATGTTCCCCGCGACCGTCTTTGTCGCATTCTTCGTCCTTAACGCCATTATCTGGGGACAGAAGTCATCCGGCGCGGTCCCGTTCGGTACAATGTTTGCTCTTGTCGTCCTCTGGTTCGGAATCTCTGTGCCACTGGTCTTCATCGGTAGCTACATCGGTTTCCGAAAACCGGCGCTAGAAGATCCTGTGAAAACCAACAAGATACCGAGACAGGTCCCGATACAAGCCTGGTACATGAACCCGATCTTCTCCATCTTGATCGGAGGCATTCTCCCGTTTGGCGCAGTCTTCATCGAGCTCTTCTTCATACTCACTTCGATATGGCTTCACCAGTTCTACTACATATTCGGGTTCCTCTTCATCGTATTCATCATTTTGATCATCACTTGCGCAGAGATCACGGTCGTCCTCTGTTATTTCCAGCTATGCAGTGAAGACTATCAGTGGTGGTGGAGATCTTACTTAACATCGGGCTCTTCCGCGGTTTACCTTTTTCTCTACGCAGCGTTTTACTTCTACACCAAGCTCGAGATCACGAAGCTCGTCTCTGCAATCCTCTACTTCGGGTATATGCTCGTCGTCTCGTATGTTTTCTTTGTCTTCACTGGCGCAATTGGGTTCTACGCATGCTTTTGGTTCACCAGGCTTATCTACTCGTCTGTTAAGATCGATTGA
- the LOC106312708 gene encoding heptahelical transmembrane protein 3: protein MKRRRAARKSSAMVAVSDSKGLDSRMGRRLMKFDELPGYLQDNEFIHDHYRCQWSLRDTFLSAFSWHNETLNIWTHLIGFVIFMWMMVVSSLETTELSLAGLFNGISGAWIRLSSNQTLLRHDSNVTEHIPLLTSQEVNHQNYHEAVPKWPWLVYLAGAMGCLICSSVSHLLACHSKRYNLFFWRLDYAGISLMIVSSFFAPIYYAFSCHPNFRFLYLSSISILGLLAIITLLAPALSAPRFRPFRAYLFLAMGFCSVVPASHVLCLYWGHPNVLFALACELATGLSYAVGAVFYVSRVPERWKPGAFDIAGHSHQIFHVFVVLGALVHCVATLVIVDFRRASPCGF, encoded by the exons ATGAAGAGACGAAGAGCGGCGAGGAAATCATCGGCGATGGTGGCGGTTAGCGATTCAAAAGGATTAGATTCGAGAATGGGACGGAGGTTGATGAAGTTCGATGAGTTGCCTGGTTATTTGCAGGATAACGAGTTCATACACGACCATTATCGATGCCAATGGTCTCTCAGAGATACCTTCCTTAGTGCCTTCTCTTGGCATAACGAGACTCTCAACATCTGGAC GCACTTGATTGGGTTTGTAATATTCATGTGGATGATGGTGGTAAGCTCTTTAGAGACGACGGAGCTTAGTCTCGCCGGACTCTTCAACGGCATATCCGG AGCGTGGATTCGCCTCTCCAGCAATCAGACTCTGCTTCGTCAT GATTCCAACGTGACAGAACACATCCCACTTCTTACGTCTCAAGAAGTAAACCACCAAAACTACCACGAAGCTGTTCCGAAATGGCCATGGCTCGTGTACTTAGCCGGAGCAATGGGTTGCTTAATCTGTAGCTCTGTTTCACACCTCCTCGCTTGCCACTCAAAACGTTACAACCTCTTCTTCTGGCGTTTAGACTACGCAGGAATCTCACTCATGATCGTCTCCTCCTTCTTCGCCCCTATCTACTACGCATTCTCCTGCCACCCTAACTTCCGTTTCCTCTACCTCTCCTCAATCTCGATCCTAGGTCTCCTCGCCATCATCACTCTCCTCGCTCCAGCTCTCTCAGCGCCGCGCTTCAGACCGTTCAGGGCATATCTTTTCCTTGCAATGGGATTCTGTAGTGTGGTACCGGCTTCACATGTGCTTTGCCTTTACTGGGGCCACCCTAACGTGTTATTCGCTCTTGCTTGCGAGCTTGCCACTGGTCTGTCTTATGCCGTGGGAGCAGTGTTTTATGTTAGCCGTGTGCCTGAGAGATGGAAGCCTGGAGCGTTTGACATTGCCGGGCACAGCCATCAGATATTCCATGTGTTTGTTGTTTTGGGAGCTCTCGTTCATTGTGTTGCCACTCTTGTCATTGTGGATTTTCGACGAGCGTCTCCTTGTGGGTTTTAG